A single Sylvia atricapilla isolate bSylAtr1 chromosome 11, bSylAtr1.pri, whole genome shotgun sequence DNA region contains:
- the TXNRD3 gene encoding thioredoxin reductase 3 produces the protein MAPPPGQTRLPDWDGLKLRVRTLIASHRVMIFSKSYCPYCNKVKELFNSMHVEFNALELDVTDDGASIQQVLVELTNQRTVPNVFVNGTHIGGCDATYQAYQDGSLQKLLGDNQISEPYEYDLIIIGGGSGGLACSKEAAALGKKVMVLDYVVPTPLGTSWGLGGTCVNVGCIPKKLMHQAALLGQALQDSRKYGWQYEEQVKHNWEIMVEAIQNYIGSLNWGYRVSLREKSVTYLNSYGEFVEPHKIKATNRKGQVTYHTAQTFVLATGERPRYLGIPGDKEFCITSDDLFSLPYCPGKTLVVGASYVALECAGFMAGLGLDVTVMVRSILLRGFDQEMAERVGAYMETHGVKFIRKFVPVQVEQLEQGMPGRLKVTAKSTEGPEILEEEYNTVLIAIGRDACTRNIGLQTIGVKINEKNGKVPVNDEEQTNVPYVYAIGDILDGKLELTPVAIQAGRLLAQRLYGGSTRKCDYINVPTTVFTPLEYGSCGYPEERAIEEYGKQNLEVYHTLFWPLEWTVPGRDNNTCYAKIICNKQDNNRVIGLHVLGPNAGEVTQGFAAAIKCGLTKELLDETIGIHPTCAEVFTTMNITKSSGQDITQKGC, from the exons ATGGCGCCTCCGCCGGGGCAGACCCGGCTCCCAGACTGGGACGGGCTGAAGCTCCGCGTGCGGACCCTCATCGCCTCCCACCGCGTCATGATCTTCAGCAAGAGCTACTGCCCGTACTGTAACAAG GTGAAGGAACTCTTCAACTCCATGCATGTGGAGTTCAATGCTCTGGAGCTGGATGTAACTG ATGATGGAGCCAGTATTCAACAAGTATTGGTAGAGCTGACCAACCAGAGGACAGTGCCTAATGTTTTTGTGAATGGAACTCACATTGGTGGCTGTGATGCAACGTATCAG gCTTATCAGGATGGATCACTACAGAAACTCCTTGGGGACAACCAAATTTCAGAACCCTATGAATATGATCTCATTATTATTGGTGGTGGCTCAGGTGGACTTGCATGTTCTAAG gaagctgctgccttgggaaaGAAAGTAATGGTATTAGATTATGTTGTTCCAACACCTCTTGGAACCTCATGGG GACTCGGTGGCACGTGTGTAAATGTAGGTTGCATTCCTAAGAAGCTGATGCATCAAGCAGCACTTCTGGGTCAGGCACTCCAAGATTCAAGGAAGTATGGGTGGCAGTATGAAGAACAAG TTAAACACAACTGGGAGATCATGGTAGAAGCAATTCAGAACTACATTGGTTCTTTAAACTGGGGCTATCGAGTGTCCTTGAGAGAGAAGTCTGTGACATACCTCAATTCTTATGGAGAATTCGTGGAACCACACAAAATTAAG GCAACTAACAGAAAGGGACAAGTAACCTATCACACAGCACAGACTTTTGTCCTGGCAACAGGAGAAAGGCCAAGATATCTGGGTATCCCTGGAGATAAAGAATTCTGCATTACAAG TGATGACCTCTTCTCCCTGCCTTACTGCCCTGGCAAGACTCTGGTTGTGGGTGCTTCCTACGTGGCTCTGGAGTGTGCAGGGTTTATGGCTGGCCTGGGTCTGGACGTCACGGTGATGGTGCGTTCCATTCTTCTGCGGGGTTTTGACCAAGAAATGGCGGAAAGAGTCGGTGCCTACATGGAGACACACGGCGTGAAGTTCATCAGGAAGTTTGTGCCTGTTCAG GTTGAGCAGCTGGAGCAAGGAATGCCAGGAAGACTGAAAGTGACAGCGAAGTCTACTGAGGGACCAGAAATCCTTGAAGAAGAATATAACACT gttttgatAGCTATTGGTCGTGATGCATGTACCAGGAATATTGGTTTACAGACCATCGGTGTCAAAATCAATGAGAA gaatgGGAAAGTCCCTGTAAATGATGAAGAACAAACCAATGTGCCTTATGTTTATGCAATTGGGGATATCTTGGATGGAAAACTTGAACTTACTCCTGTTGCCATTCAGGCAGGGAGACTGCTGGCCCAAAGGCTGTATGGGGGTAGTACCAGAAAG tgtgaCTATATCAATGTACCAACAACAGTGTTTACCCCTTTAGAGTATGGCAGCTGTGGGTATCCTGAAGAAAGAGCCATAGAAgaatatggaaaacaaaacttgGAG GTTTATCACACTTTGTTCTGGCCACTTGAATGGACAGTGCCAGGCAGAGATAACAATACCTGTTACGCAAAGATTATCTGCAATAAACAGGACAAT aatcGTGTGATAGGACTGCATGTTCTTGGACCCAATGCTGGTGAAGTTACCCAAGGTTTTGCTGCTGCAATCAAATGTGGTCTCACCAAAGAATTACTTGATGAAACAATTGGTATTCATCCTACTTGTGCAGAG GTGTTCACTACAATGAATATTACCAAATCTTCTGGACAGGACATCACTCAGAAGGGTTGCTGA